A genomic segment from Methanoplanus limicola DSM 2279 encodes:
- the gatD gene encoding Glu-tRNA(Gln) amidotransferase subunit GatD: protein MDSGDRVSCSYAGSMLEGTYITKRDGKAVIKLDNGYNIGVSFDTVTKTADAEKREAVKGGFTREEGLPDLAIVSTGGTIASRIDYRTGAVTSQFEAEDIMRAIPGLASIGNFTSHVPATILSENMTPYIWKELASTIYSEIESGVAGVIVTHGTDTMSYSAAAVSFMLKTPVPVVFVGSQRSADRPSSDNLMNGLCSAAAAVSDLGEVSVVMHGTSNDDYCAIHRGTRVRKMHTSRRDAFRSIDIDILGKVEYPSLEVSLNKHAVRRGSSEPELCADLEEKVGLVQFYPGMSPDVIRSYDGYAGLVVAGSGLGHTSSVCIEPLRELVSSGTTVVMTSQCLNGRVCDRVYDTGRDLIEAGIIEGEDMLPEVAMVKLMWVLGMEDDKEKVRQLMLSDLRGELGGCTPHGL, encoded by the coding sequence ATGGATTCGGGAGACCGGGTGTCATGCAGTTATGCCGGAAGCATGCTCGAGGGCACCTATATTACAAAGAGAGATGGCAAAGCGGTAATTAAGCTTGACAACGGGTACAACATCGGGGTGTCCTTTGATACAGTGACAAAAACCGCTGATGCTGAGAAGAGGGAGGCTGTTAAGGGTGGATTTACCCGGGAAGAAGGCCTTCCTGATCTTGCTATTGTATCAACCGGAGGAACGATTGCTTCCAGGATTGATTACAGAACCGGAGCCGTAACGAGCCAGTTTGAGGCTGAGGATATTATGAGGGCAATTCCGGGACTGGCTTCGATTGGCAATTTCACCTCTCATGTTCCGGCAACTATTCTTTCGGAGAATATGACTCCTTATATCTGGAAAGAGCTTGCCTCAACCATTTACAGTGAGATTGAGTCCGGTGTTGCGGGAGTTATTGTTACGCACGGTACTGATACCATGTCGTATTCGGCTGCTGCTGTAAGTTTCATGCTCAAAACCCCTGTTCCTGTTGTATTTGTCGGTTCTCAGAGGTCAGCTGACCGCCCGTCAAGTGACAATCTGATGAATGGCCTGTGCAGTGCTGCTGCGGCTGTCTCTGACTTAGGCGAAGTTTCGGTTGTGATGCACGGGACATCAAATGATGACTACTGCGCCATTCACAGGGGCACGAGGGTCAGAAAGATGCATACCTCCAGGCGTGATGCGTTCCGGAGTATTGATATTGACATTCTCGGTAAGGTTGAATATCCCTCACTTGAGGTCAGTCTGAATAAGCATGCCGTGAGGCGTGGCAGTTCTGAACCGGAACTTTGTGCTGATCTTGAGGAGAAGGTAGGGCTTGTGCAGTTCTATCCTGGTATGAGTCCTGATGTTATCCGCAGTTATGACGGTTATGCCGGGCTTGTCGTTGCCGGAAGCGGTCTCGGGCACACATCTTCAGTCTGTATTGAGCCTTTGAGGGAACTTGTATCATCCGGAACTACGGTTGTTATGACCTCTCAGTGTCTGAATGGCAGGGTATGTGATCGTGTCTATGATACGGGCAGGGATCTTATTGAGGCCGGAATTATTGAGGGTGAGGATATGCTTCCCGAGGTTGCTATGGTCAAACTGATGTGGGTGCTTGGCATGGAAGATGATAAGGAGAAGGTGAGGCAGCTCATGCTCTCTGATTTACGCGGTGAACTTGGGGGGTGCACACCTCATGGATTATAA
- a CDS encoding ABC-three component system middle component 6, with translation MILPNKYIKEDEALIGVGAILLKYLSCEKNLSELWDSVRNSSQIGSFERFILSLDLLYSLGLIEFKNNKLVRVKL, from the coding sequence ATGATACTGCCAAATAAATATATCAAAGAAGATGAAGCTTTAATCGGTGTTGGTGCAATATTACTGAAGTATTTATCCTGTGAAAAAAATCTGTCGGAGTTATGGGATTCTGTCAGGAATTCTTCTCAGATTGGCAGTTTTGAGCGTTTTATTCTTTCACTGGATTTATTATATTCATTAGGTCTCATTGAATTTAAAAATAATAAGCTTGTGAGGGTTAAATTATGA
- a CDS encoding ABC transporter substrate-binding protein has protein sequence MKKIAGLILLALISLSLVLTAGCTGTDETPAGTEKTAKSLNFGYQPSTHQIAYMAAMEKGWWSENLAPFGYTTDRNKNEFQFPTGAPEMQSMIAGDIDVAYVGAAPVISALATGLDGKIVAAVQTQGSALVVGNDIAYEKPEDLKGHTIATFPSGTIQDTLLRGWLRDNGIDDEKDVDIRPMGPGDAITAITAGQIDAVFLPAPSPTIIENDGAGRIVVNSGEMMKDHPCCVLVVSGKMIRENPDAVVEIVKTHIKATDYIRANKDEAAEIYSGYTKNTVETVKDSFSNWDGEWVSDPNIITGGVMDYVKTQAELGYIEKELTQDEIFDLSFYEKATA, from the coding sequence ATGAAAAAAATTGCAGGATTAATATTACTGGCACTGATTTCATTATCGCTTGTGCTTACAGCAGGATGTACAGGCACAGATGAAACACCGGCAGGAACAGAAAAAACAGCAAAAAGTCTGAATTTCGGTTACCAGCCAAGCACACACCAGATAGCCTATATGGCAGCAATGGAGAAGGGATGGTGGAGTGAGAACCTCGCACCATTCGGATACACCACCGACAGGAACAAAAACGAATTCCAGTTCCCTACAGGCGCACCGGAGATGCAGTCAATGATTGCAGGAGACATTGATGTCGCATACGTTGGCGCAGCACCGGTCATATCCGCACTTGCAACCGGACTTGACGGAAAGATCGTCGCCGCAGTACAGACACAGGGATCTGCACTCGTTGTCGGCAATGACATTGCATATGAAAAACCCGAAGACTTAAAGGGACACACAATTGCAACATTCCCATCCGGAACAATCCAGGATACACTACTCAGGGGATGGCTCAGGGATAACGGCATTGATGATGAAAAAGATGTTGACATACGCCCGATGGGTCCCGGAGATGCAATCACTGCAATAACCGCAGGACAGATCGATGCAGTATTCCTTCCGGCACCCTCACCGACAATCATTGAAAATGACGGCGCAGGCAGAATTGTAGTTAATTCCGGTGAAATGATGAAAGATCACCCATGCTGCGTACTTGTAGTCAGCGGAAAGATGATAAGGGAAAACCCGGACGCAGTTGTGGAAATTGTAAAGACCCACATTAAGGCTACAGATTATATCAGAGCCAACAAAGATGAGGCTGCTGAGATCTATTCAGGCTACACAAAGAACACAGTTGAAACAGTCAAAGATTCGTTCAGCAACTGGGACGGGGAATGGGTATCTGATCCAAATATCATCACCGGAGGAGTGATGGACTACGTCAAAACACAGGCAGAACTTGGATATATCGAGAAAGAACTGACACAGGACGAAATATTCGACCTTTCATTCTACGAAAAGGCAACTGCCTGA
- the gatE gene encoding Glu-tRNA(Gln) amidotransferase subunit GatE codes for MDYKKLGLKAGIEIHQQLNTREKLFCHCPTLLRDAEERNGEFFRFLRATESEMGKIDRAAEEEMKKEDRAYTYYAYDTTCLVENDEEPPAPMNPEAVGLAMTIAKMLGMTPVEQIHVMRKLVIDGSNTSGFQRTALVALNGKIPAGAVIESICLEEEAAQRVEGDIFSLDRLGIPLAEITTGPDMKTPHEVKEVAAYIGMILRSTGRVKRGLGTIRQDVNISISEGARVEIKGIQDLSLIEEVVKREALRQVNLLEIRAELIRRNASVPEDYTDVTSVFSETGSSILKKAKTILAVNLRGFAGLVGREIQPGRRLGSEISDYAKKCGVGGLFHTDELPAYGVTEDEVAKLREFVGAADEDCVIIVADKKKRAECAISQIIKRSNMAFEGVPEETRKMLEEGSTAYMRPLPGAARMYPETDVFPVEITDEYWNSLEIPELLTAKEERFKNELNLDGAVARQMAYSPRMPLFERMIREGIKANLASRTLLATLRELYRDGVDTYSLSDDSLLELLKLVEDGKAAKEAIPDLIRAVSKGMSPAEAVESVAPGISEEELTGIIRTIIGERQEFIKEQGMRSLGPLMGVVMKEARGRADGKVISELLKREIQSVL; via the coding sequence ATGGATTATAAGAAATTAGGTCTTAAGGCCGGAATTGAGATTCATCAGCAGCTCAATACAAGGGAGAAGCTCTTCTGCCACTGCCCTACTCTGCTCCGTGATGCTGAAGAGAGGAATGGAGAATTTTTCAGATTTCTCCGGGCAACCGAGAGTGAGATGGGAAAGATTGACCGGGCGGCAGAAGAGGAGATGAAGAAGGAGGATCGTGCCTATACCTATTATGCCTATGACACGACCTGCCTTGTAGAGAACGATGAGGAACCTCCGGCACCGATGAACCCTGAGGCTGTCGGGCTTGCAATGACTATTGCAAAGATGCTTGGCATGACTCCTGTTGAGCAGATTCATGTGATGAGAAAGCTTGTCATTGATGGTTCAAACACTTCCGGTTTTCAGAGGACTGCACTTGTTGCACTGAACGGAAAAATCCCTGCCGGTGCAGTCATTGAATCGATATGCCTTGAGGAGGAGGCGGCACAGAGGGTTGAGGGTGATATATTCTCACTTGACAGGCTTGGCATTCCTCTTGCTGAGATCACAACCGGCCCCGATATGAAGACTCCTCATGAGGTAAAGGAGGTCGCAGCATATATCGGAATGATTCTCCGGTCAACAGGCCGCGTTAAGAGAGGGCTTGGGACCATCAGGCAGGATGTCAATATCTCCATCAGTGAGGGTGCCCGTGTTGAGATCAAGGGTATTCAGGATTTAAGCCTTATTGAGGAGGTTGTGAAGCGTGAGGCCTTAAGGCAGGTGAATCTCCTTGAGATCCGTGCTGAGCTTATCCGCCGCAATGCTTCTGTTCCGGAAGATTATACTGATGTTACATCTGTCTTCTCTGAGACCGGTTCAAGCATTTTAAAGAAGGCTAAGACTATTCTTGCGGTGAATCTCAGAGGTTTTGCAGGGCTTGTAGGCAGGGAGATCCAGCCCGGAAGAAGGCTTGGCAGTGAGATCTCTGATTATGCAAAGAAGTGCGGTGTCGGCGGGCTTTTCCATACGGATGAACTGCCGGCATATGGAGTGACTGAGGATGAGGTTGCAAAACTCAGGGAGTTTGTCGGTGCTGCTGATGAGGACTGTGTCATCATAGTTGCGGATAAGAAAAAGAGGGCTGAGTGTGCAATCTCACAGATTATTAAGCGCTCGAATATGGCATTTGAAGGTGTTCCAGAAGAGACAAGAAAGATGCTTGAGGAAGGCAGCACTGCTTATATGAGGCCACTTCCCGGCGCTGCAAGGATGTATCCTGAGACTGATGTATTTCCGGTTGAGATTACTGATGAATACTGGAATTCACTTGAGATACCTGAGCTTTTAACTGCCAAAGAGGAGAGGTTTAAGAATGAACTGAACCTTGACGGGGCGGTTGCCAGGCAGATGGCCTACTCTCCGCGTATGCCCCTCTTTGAGAGGATGATTCGTGAGGGTATTAAGGCAAATCTTGCGTCAAGAACGCTTCTGGCAACCTTAAGGGAGCTTTACCGTGACGGTGTTGATACCTATTCATTATCTGATGATTCATTGCTTGAGCTTCTGAAACTTGTTGAAGACGGGAAGGCAGCAAAGGAGGCGATCCCTGATCTCATCCGTGCCGTTTCAAAGGGCATGTCTCCGGCTGAGGCTGTTGAGAGTGTCGCACCCGGAATTTCAGAAGAGGAGCTGACCGGCATTATCCGGACGATTATCGGTGAGAGGCAGGAATTCATCAAAGAGCAGGGCATGAGATCCTTAGGTCCGCTTATGGGTGTTGTCATGAAGGAGGCCCGCGGGCGTGCTGACGGCAAGGTTATCAGCGAGCTCCTTAAAAGAGAAATTCAGAGTGTTCTGTGA
- the argH gene encoding argininosuccinate lyase: MTKDPLRGGRLGDSRPSEVWDYLSSMEADRFIGMADVSVDIAHLLMLSRQEIIDQDSAKKIMNVLLKLHDEGLPDSVYDEKFEDVHAGIEAYIIDKIGIDSGGRLHMGRSRNDEVATCVRIRLREEILDLMSDIAILRSIFCGFAKDNTDIYMPGFTHLQHAQPTTVAHYLMNYEQAFKRDFERLGDAYLRIDQCPLGAAAFASTGYPIDREYTSDLLGFGGVLENTMDCVAGRDFALEVVSDCAILMNNISRLCEEIIFWSSSFVSFVILADEYCSTSSIMPQKKNPDCAEIMRAKAGSVSGCQMAAFSIIKNLPMSYNRDMQELWPHLWKAISDTKSSIKILNGMIRTAHINRKRMAEEAVKGNTTATELADILVREYGLAFRTAHNIVGRAVRTGKLDLETLEMSAKEMAGISLVELGLTEDAVADSLEVSTSVNVRNATGGPSPQAVMASIMRSEAAYADDLEWIRGLKMHLHSSEKHMIEKARELVME, translated from the coding sequence ATGACAAAAGATCCACTCAGGGGTGGGCGCCTTGGTGACTCACGCCCGTCTGAAGTCTGGGATTATTTATCTTCGATGGAGGCCGACCGCTTCATCGGGATGGCAGATGTGTCTGTAGATATTGCTCATCTGCTGATGCTTTCCAGGCAGGAAATAATAGACCAGGATTCTGCAAAAAAAATAATGAATGTCCTGCTGAAACTGCATGATGAGGGTCTTCCTGATTCCGTATATGACGAGAAATTTGAAGATGTTCATGCCGGGATTGAGGCATATATTATAGATAAAATAGGTATTGATTCCGGCGGCAGGCTTCATATGGGCCGTTCAAGAAATGATGAGGTTGCAACATGCGTCAGGATCAGACTAAGAGAGGAGATCTTAGACCTGATGTCTGATATTGCTATCCTGAGGAGTATCTTCTGCGGTTTTGCAAAGGATAATACTGATATTTACATGCCGGGATTTACTCATCTCCAGCATGCACAGCCGACAACGGTTGCCCATTACCTGATGAACTATGAGCAGGCATTTAAAAGGGACTTTGAGAGGCTTGGCGATGCTTATCTGAGGATTGATCAGTGCCCTCTCGGCGCTGCTGCCTTTGCCTCTACCGGATATCCGATTGACAGGGAGTATACGTCTGATCTGCTTGGCTTTGGCGGTGTTCTGGAGAATACAATGGACTGTGTTGCCGGCCGCGATTTTGCCCTTGAAGTGGTCTCTGACTGTGCTATCCTTATGAATAATATAAGCCGTCTGTGTGAGGAGATTATATTCTGGAGTTCTTCATTTGTCAGCTTTGTAATTCTTGCTGATGAATACTGCTCTACAAGTTCAATTATGCCTCAGAAGAAGAACCCCGACTGTGCCGAGATTATGAGGGCAAAGGCGGGTTCTGTCTCCGGGTGCCAGATGGCGGCATTTTCAATAATTAAGAACCTTCCTATGAGCTATAACCGCGATATGCAGGAGTTATGGCCTCATCTCTGGAAGGCGATTAGTGATACTAAGAGTTCAATAAAGATCCTGAACGGGATGATAAGGACTGCTCATATCAACCGGAAGAGAATGGCGGAGGAGGCAGTTAAGGGAAATACGACTGCAACTGAACTTGCCGATATTCTTGTAAGGGAGTATGGTCTGGCCTTCAGGACTGCGCATAACATCGTCGGGCGTGCTGTCAGAACTGGAAAACTTGACCTTGAAACGCTTGAGATGTCTGCAAAAGAGATGGCGGGGATATCCCTTGTGGAGCTTGGCCTTACGGAGGATGCAGTTGCTGACAGTCTTGAGGTAAGTACGTCTGTAAATGTCCGGAACGCAACCGGCGGACCGTCGCCGCAGGCTGTAATGGCCAGTATAATGAGAAGTGAGGCTGCATATGCGGATGACCTTGAATGGATCAGGGGTCTTAAGATGCATCTTCACTCGTCAGAGAAGCATATGATAGAAAAAGCAAGAGAACTGGTAATGGAATAA
- a CDS encoding ABC-three component system protein — protein sequence MGDSRKNPSAKDIKILFSKAAGRCSFRDCRKNIVLDTDDDGSINQIGQIAHIVAHSSKGPRGDENYTDKELNCYDNYILLCPTCHKIVDEQPEKYSVDVLRKIKTEHENWVSDQLEISVAKVDFAELEIAAKAISSGENFEGSDYTVISPEEKILKNGLGKRSRRLISMGLCGSGEVSKYLSEMSKLDPDFPDRLKNGFKKKYLELNREFSGDDLFMEMLTHFQGAEHDFGQDAARLVILTHMFEICEVFEK from the coding sequence ATGGGTGATTCGAGGAAAAATCCCTCTGCTAAGGATATAAAAATATTGTTTTCAAAAGCAGCAGGACGCTGTTCTTTTAGAGATTGCCGTAAAAATATTGTTCTTGATACGGATGATGATGGGAGCATAAATCAGATTGGACAAATTGCTCATATTGTGGCACATAGTTCTAAAGGGCCACGTGGGGATGAAAATTATACTGATAAAGAACTGAATTGCTATGATAATTACATTCTTCTCTGTCCAACCTGTCATAAAATAGTGGATGAACAACCGGAGAAATATTCGGTCGATGTGCTCCGGAAGATAAAAACAGAACATGAAAACTGGGTTTCAGATCAACTTGAAATATCAGTTGCTAAAGTTGATTTTGCAGAATTAGAAATTGCTGCTAAAGCAATATCTTCGGGAGAGAATTTTGAAGGCAGTGATTATACGGTTATCTCTCCTGAAGAAAAGATATTGAAGAATGGTCTGGGGAAGAGATCAAGGCGGCTGATTTCAATGGGTTTATGTGGTAGTGGAGAGGTAAGTAAATATTTATCCGAGATGTCAAAACTAGATCCTGATTTCCCTGATAGGTTAAAAAATGGCTTTAAAAAGAAGTACCTCGAATTAAACAGGGAGTTTTCCGGAGATGATCTCTTCATGGAGATGCTTACACATTTTCAGGGTGCTGAACATGACTTTGGGCAGGATGCCGCCCGTCTGGTTATCCTGACTCATATGTTTGAAATCTGTGAGGTATTTGAAAAATGA